A portion of the Periophthalmus magnuspinnatus isolate fPerMag1 chromosome 2, fPerMag1.2.pri, whole genome shotgun sequence genome contains these proteins:
- the LOC117382960 gene encoding solute carrier family 22 member 6 has protein sequence MSPLQLAVYWRLSLIFVFSAFLFFLDILTAAAVADTCSHNNGTEVTARTGLNQSEPAELSDLSDDWTGFSWSQDSVCSWRRWLCYGQTLFMVGLLLGSLVGGAISDKFGKRPVLLACAFLHSFCGLVPAVVSQPIIFLAVRCVTGLCSCIINNCAFSLAVEWTLPPSRLWPPAVLPFCFSLGTMGGAFLAWVSPNVTWLHLTLSLPQIACLPLFYWIPESPRWLLLKKRTDVLERYRSSSKKDKHCLDQLLDSAYSELQKATEAKIETDSAQCDIVHLRHPAVLKRLFIMSYISVASALTYYGICLNIGSFGVGVYSAQFFSGLSEAPCLLVPLVSLGRRPITILALFLSGAACFLSLLMSKYNCEAVLVMSSALLGKLCILMATLISNLYSIELFPTIVRQRCVSLVNLCFRLGCLANTLVPPSSDGAISLAAMLVYSSGPIIGCGLCLLLPETSGTPLPDSVYDCQQQNKQASKNKTNNSDSILCWRWTNVSTHSSQTEIPSTKEPVGLLL, from the exons ATGTCCCCGCTGCAGTTGGCTGTTTATTGGCGGTTGTCGCTCATTTTCGTTTTCTCGGCGTTTCTCttctttttggacattttaacggCTGCAGCAGTGGCGGACACGTGTAGCCATAACAACGGCACCGAAGTCACCGCGAGGACAGgcctcaaccaatcagagcccGCGGAATTATCAGACCTCAGTGATGATTGGACGGGTTTCAGCTGGAGCCAAGAT TCCGTGTGCAGTTGGAGGAGGTGGCTGTGTTATGGTCAGACTCTCTTCATGGTCGGGCTGCTCCTAGGGTCTCTGGTGGGAGGAGCCATTTCAGACAA GTTTGGTAAGCGCCCGGTGCTCTTGGCTTGTGCCTTCCTCCATTCTTTCTGTGGTCTGGTCCCTGCGGTGGTCTCTCAGCCGATCATCTTTCTTGCTGTTCGATGTGTCACTGGACTCTGCTCCTGCATCATCAATAACTGTGCCTTCAGCCTTG ctgTAGAGTGGACTCTGCCCCCCTCTCGTCTCTGGCCTCCTGCGGTCCTCCCGTTCTGTTTTAGTCTCGGGACAATGGGCGGCGCCTTTTTGGCCTGGGTCAGTCCCAACGTGACCTGGCTGCACCTGACGCTGTCCCTGCCGCAGATCGCCTGTCTACCCCTCTTCTA CTGGATACCAGAGTCTCCACGTTGGCTCCTGTTAAAGAAGAGGACGGACGTTTTGGAGCGTTACCGCAGCAGCagcaaaaaagacaaacactgtCTCGACCAA CTGCTGGACTCTGCGTACTCTGAGCTACAGAAAGCCACTGAGGCCAAAATAGAGACAGACTCCGCCCAGTGTGACATCGTCCACCTGCGTCACCCCGCTGTCCTCAAACGCCTCTTCATCATGAGCTATATCAG CGTTGCTTCAGCGTTGACGTACTACGGCATCTGTCTGAACATTGGATCGTTTGGTGTTGGCGTGTACTCCGCCCAGTTTTTCTCCGGCTTATCAGAAGCCCCCTGCCTCCTAGTTCCATTGGTCAGCTTGGGACGGCGACCAATCACAATCCTCGCTCTGTTCCTAAGTGGTGCTGCCTGCTTCCTTTCTCTGCTCATGTCAAAGTACAATT GTGAGGCTGTGCTGGTCATGTCCTCCGCTCTTCTGGGGAAGCTCTGTATCTTAATGGCCACTCTCATCTCCAACCTGTACAGTATCGAGCTTTTCCCCACCATTGTCAG GCAGCGCTGTGTGTCTCTGGTGAACCTCTGCTTTCGACTTGGATGCCTTGCCAACACATTAGTCCCACCCAGCTCTGATGGAGCAATCTCATTGGCTGCGATGTTGGTGTATAGCAGCGGACCAATCATAGGCTGCGGTTTGTGCCTCTTGCTCCCGGAGACGAGCGGAACGCCACTTCCTGATTCTGTTTACGACTGTCAACAACAAAATAAGCAAGCAAgcaaaaacaagaccaacaacaGTGACAGTATCCTCTGCTGGCGATG GACCAATGTAAGCACCCACAGCTCGCAGACAGAGATACCTTCTACCAAAGAACCTGTCGGACTCCTGCTCTGA
- the c2h1orf115 gene encoding required for drug-induced death protein 1 has translation MGALETEDQPAPVSPLKPKKLKTSKDVHFSVLPDKYEPLEEERDEEEVMEDTKERLRRKEEKKRKKKIRYKKYRKNMGKALRFSWRCLIAGLQSLVPVYMGPMAAASSVVTTANTGPTAR, from the exons ATGGGAGCTTTAGAAACAGAAGACCAACCTGCACCAGTCAGTCCACTTAAACCCAAAAAACTGAAGACCTCCAAGGACGTTCACTTCAGCGTCCTGCCCGATAAGTATGAGCCTCTGGAGGAAGAACGCGATgaagaggaggtgatggaggacacaaaggagagactgaggaggaaggaggagaagaaacgaAAGAAAAAGATCAGATACAAGAAGTACAGGAAG aACATGGGTAAAGCACTGCGGTTCAGCTGGCGCTGTCTAATTGCTGGATTACAGAGTTTGGTTCCCGTTTATATGGGACCGATGGCTGCTGCATCTTCTGTCGTCACCACAGCCAACACTGGACCCACAGCACGATGA